A stretch of the Candidatus Methylomirabilota bacterium genome encodes the following:
- a CDS encoding HAD family phosphatase translates to MTAAIFDMDGVLIDSGAHHRHAWRALLAELGTEPAHPEHWRLTIGRPSEEAIPLLLGRRVSDAEARRLARRKRDLYQERAQAGMEPVPGVPEFLHALERQHVPRAVGTSASRWDAERLLDDLGLLRFFDVVVTADDVMLGKPDPEVWAQAARRLRVTPAHCVVFEDAPVGIQAARAAGMRAIGVTTAHTDAELLAAGADRTIPDFQGLEWSSIAPR, encoded by the coding sequence GTGACCGCCGCGATCTTCGATATGGATGGCGTGCTGATCGACAGCGGGGCACACCATCGGCACGCGTGGCGGGCGCTGCTGGCCGAGCTCGGTACCGAGCCCGCGCATCCCGAGCACTGGCGCCTCACCATCGGCCGGCCCAGCGAGGAGGCGATTCCCCTGCTGCTGGGCCGGCGCGTGAGCGACGCGGAGGCCCGCCGGCTGGCCCGCCGCAAGCGCGATCTCTACCAGGAGCGCGCGCAAGCCGGGATGGAGCCGGTGCCCGGCGTGCCCGAGTTCCTGCACGCGCTGGAGCGGCAGCACGTGCCGCGCGCCGTCGGAACCTCCGCCTCGCGCTGGGACGCGGAGCGCCTGCTCGACGACCTCGGGCTCCTGCGCTTCTTCGACGTGGTGGTCACCGCCGACGACGTGATGCTGGGCAAGCCCGACCCCGAGGTGTGGGCGCAGGCAGCCCGGCGGCTGCGGGTGACGCCGGCCCATTGCGTGGTCTTCGAGGATGCGCCCGTGGGCATCCAGGCCGCGCGGGCCGCCGGCATGCGCGCGATCGGCGTCACCACCGCGCACACCGACGCCGAGCTGCTCGCCGCCGGCGCCGACCGCACCATC